AAAGACGTATGATATTGGCTGCATAAACTGCCCTCAATAGTCTGAAAAGGCAGTTTATGCCGCTGATTACGCCCCGGAAAACGTGAGCTTGCGTGATAAAGAGACATTTTGTCGCAATTCCTGATGCGGCATAAAATTTAAGGAAGAGCGGTAGCGCTGTCCGCTTGGCAGCTGGCTACTAACCTTAACATCTTCCTTTTACCATGTCTACTTTATTGTATAACGCCCGCCCGACCGTTGCCCCCACCCGGGCCTTCAACTCCATGCTGAGCGAGCTGCTGCGCGATGCTCAGCCGGCTACGCCCCAGCCCTCGACTTCCTTCGTGCCCGCCGCCGATATTTTCGAAACAACCCAGGGCTTTGAACTGCACCTGGCCTTACCGGGTGTGGCCAAAGACGCCGTAAGCATCGACTTCCAGGACAATCAGCTGGTGGTAGCCGGCAGCCG
The genomic region above belongs to Hymenobacter sp. BRD128 and contains:
- a CDS encoding Hsp20/alpha crystallin family protein, with protein sequence MSTLLYNARPTVAPTRAFNSMLSELLRDAQPATPQPSTSFVPAADIFETTQGFELHLALPGVAKDAVSIDFQDNQLVVAGSRPVPATEGEDAPKLRRVETRFGDFRRSFRLPETVNVKAITAEMADGLLRVTLPFDTEKVTKQHIEVR